Genomic window (Enoplosus armatus isolate fEnoArm2 chromosome 22, fEnoArm2.hap1, whole genome shotgun sequence):
TAatctgtcttttccattacGCATTAACGTTATTTGTCGTGGGTGGTTAATCTGCAACTGAGAGCAAACAACAGAGTATCACTAACAAGCTGTTTGAAGACAGAGTTGATTTAAGTTTCTGCCTTATTCCACTAAAACAGTGAGTTGTCATTTTCTTGAGGCTGACGGCTCTGTTGAAACTAGCTAGCAAAGAAAAGTTAGTAATATGACCTATATTGTGGCTGTTATTTGAACAGTTAGTGCCCGTATCTTGAATGTTGAAACGGTTTCGAAAGTCTTTCTGCGTGTCAGGGGTGTGTGAAACGTCGCTAACCGAGCTGTCAAACTGCTCTCTTCACAGCCTCAAAGGTGCCAAAACCAGCAGTATGGCCACAGCGCAGTCGGTGTTGCTGCTCGCAGTGCATATTCTGCTGATCTCGGAGTTCATCCTGGCCAAGAGAGACTACTACGACATACTGGGGGTGCCCAAAGATGCCACTGAACGCCAGATCAAGAAGGCCTTCCATAAGCTGGCCCTGAAGTACCACCCAGACCGAAACAAGGGCCCAAACGCCGAGGCCAAGTTCAGAGAAATAGCAGAGGGTAAGTGAGTCACCAACTACTTAGGTAGTTCagtagtatttatttatttttaaatatatgtatgtaagtagAAGTAAATTGAGAAATGTCAGTGACAATGGTTAGGTTAGGTaacatattgtatatttgtgcatgtttttcatgACACAACAGGTCTTTAAGAGGAATGTCTTTAACTTCCTCCCTGAAGGACACTCCTAACAGTAATAATAGCTTGTCTTGCTTCTGTTGTGAAGTAACATATGTTGTCATGATGGCAGCTGAGTGTTTAAGAACACATTTATTGGTACACTCTCTTTGCCCTGGAAAGGTCACTAAGGATTTTTAAATTCATGGTGTCTACTACAGATGCCTAACAAGAGTTAGTAAGTAAATCATATGTAGggcatacatttaaacattttgctcTCTCGTTTCGCAATGAATAGATAATAAACACATAATTGCTCAAGCTTGAAACTAAAGAGTGGCAGTGTCCTAGCAACCAACACAATGACTGATGTAATGTGTCTTTGTCCCATCAGCATACGAGACGTTATCAGATGATAAGAGGAGGCGAGAGTACGACCAGTTTGGCCACGGCCCATCGCCAGGGGAgggccacagaggaggagcaggaggcgaCTACAACTTCAACCAGCACTACCAGTCcttcaacttcaactttgaTGACATGTTCAAAGACTTTGACTCTTTTGGTCAGCAACAGCGACACCAACACCACTTCCACTCCCACTCCCAACACCAAGCCCACCAAAAGAGACACTTTGACAGCCACTTCCAGGCCCATCAGGAGGCTAtgaacagacagaggaggcagtTTCAGCAGACAGGCTTTGGTGGGGGACTCTTTGATGACATGTTTGAGGACTTGGAGAAGATGTTCTCCTTTAACTCGCACAGCTCCAGGACTGACAGCAGATTCCAGGGCACAGGAAAGCAGCACTGCAGGACAGTGACCCAGCGTAGGGGGAACATGGTGACCACCTTCACCGACTGCTCCTGAGACCAGCAAGAAAACAAGTGCAGTCACTTGGGACACTGCTGGGTTTTGTGGTTTTGGAATTGAATGCTAATTTATCActtggtggaaaaaaaacagttttgtgtgGCTTTTGTAATTTTTCTGTATGTAATTTCCTCTAGGAACAAATATCCAAGCCGGACTGATGAACGGCTGCTTCCAAGCAATAACTCGCTCACATTATTGCTCATAGCACAATATAAGTCTTAGGTTGATTCAGATACCTCCCCATTATTGAGCTTTCCAGGTTCATTATGTTtacttgtgttcattttttatgATGGTACAATCTATTAGACTCAGGTATGGCCTATGGTTCAAAGAtaattttgattgttttgagAGCATTGAGGCAATAAGATTTATTAAAACACCACAGATGTGCTGCAGCTATTTAGGCCATACTATTATTGTGCTCTCTTAAACATAAACCAGCCTTCGCTCATTTAAGCATAGTGTATTCTGGACACTAGTGTACTCTCTTGGTTTTTATTCATTAGCTTACAAATTGGCAAAAATTACACAGTTTTAAGTCTCACCAATTTTGATTCATAGAACTTGCATCAGATTTCGTTGTGAAAACGGAGCTTCACGTCCTGAATTGTGTGCAAGTTGGCCATTATCAACTGTTACCTCGTTTTAGTTTCTTCCTGCAGAGCTGCATCTACCTTCTCTCAGTCAGGGTAGGAAGTGAACATCAGTCCCATGACAAACGCTGGTAT
Coding sequences:
- the LOC139304849 gene encoding dnaJ homolog subfamily B member 9-like, coding for MATAQSVLLLAVHILLISEFILAKRDYYDILGVPKDATERQIKKAFHKLALKYHPDRNKGPNAEAKFREIAEAYETLSDDKRRREYDQFGHGPSPGEGHRGGAGGDYNFNQHYQSFNFNFDDMFKDFDSFGQQQRHQHHFHSHSQHQAHQKRHFDSHFQAHQEAMNRQRRQFQQTGFGGGLFDDMFEDLEKMFSFNSHSSRTDSRFQGTGKQHCRTVTQRRGNMVTTFTDCS